CACGCGCGAAGACATAGTCGGAGTAGCCGCCCTCGTACTCGTAGACGTCACCGCGCTGTACGTCCCACATGCGGGTGCAGACCTGGTCGAGGAACCACCGGTCGTGCGTCACACACACCAGCGCCGAACGGCGGCTCTGCAGATGCCGGGCGAGCCAGGCGATGCCCTCGACGTCGAGGTGGTTGGTGGGCTCGTCGAGGACGATCAGGTCCTGTTCCTCGATGAGCAGCTTGGCAAGCGCGATCCGGCGGCGCTCGCCACCGGACAGCGGCCCGATGACGGTGTCGAGCCCCTTGGGGAACCCCGGCAGGTCCAGCCCTCCGAAGAGCCCGGTCAGTACGTCCCTGACCTTGGCGTTTCCGGCCCACTCATGGTCGGCCATGTCGCCGATGACCTCGTGCCGGACGGTGGCGGCGGGGTCGAGGGAGTCGTGCTGCGTGAGCACGCCGAGCCGCAGCCCGCCGGAGTGCGTGACGCGCCCGGTGTCGGCCTCCTCCAGCTTGGCGAGCATCCGGATGAGGGTGGTCTTGCCGTCGCCGTTGCGCCCGACGACCCCGATCCGGTCCCCTTCCGACACGCCGAGCGAGACGCCGTCGAGCAGGGCACGGGTGCCGTACACCTTGCTGACGTTCTCGACATTGACCAGGTTGACGGCCATTTCACTCCTGTGCGCGGGGACTCAGCCTTCTAGCGTAGGGCCTGCGGGGGCGGGGGCGGGGCGCGAGGGGGTTGTCACTCTTTGTGATGACGTGATCGGGAAGCGGCCGCTACCGTGGAGGGCAGGCAGCAGGATCCCGTCCATGGGAGGAACCATGACCGCCGAGTCCGTTGAGCACCGCGTCCAGTGGCCGGTGCCGCCCCAGGACGGCTACACCGTGGACGACCTGTTCACACTGCCGGATCTCCCGCCGCACACCGAGCTGATCGACGGGAGCCTGGTTTTCGTGAGTGCCCAGCGGGACTTCCACAGCGTTGTCATCGACTTGCTGGTGAGCGAGTTGCGTCGCACCGCGCCACGGGAACTGAGAGTCCGCCGTGAAATGACCGTCGTCATCGACCGCCGCAACGGCCCGGAGCCGGATATCTCGGTTGTCCGTGCGGAAGCCGTCAAGGGCCCCGAGCAGACCTACTACCAGGTCGCTGATGTCCTGCTCGCCGTCGAAGTCGTGTCACCGGACTCCGAGGCTCGCGACCGCGACTACAAGCCGCACAAGTACGCCGCCGCCGGTATTCCCCATTACTGGTTGGTCGACATGGCGGGCCGGGACAAGCACCCGGTGGTCCAGGTCTACGAACGTGGTGAGGCCACCGGCACGTACGCGCTGACCGGCATCTATCACGACCGCGTCAAGGTCAGCGTGCCCTACGACATCGACATCGACCTGACCGCCATCGACAACCTCTGAGCCCTGCCCTCAGAGAACCGTCGCCCCTGGCACCGGCCCCACCGCCGCCCGTGCGGTGCGGCAGGTGCCGGACGCCCGCAGCGCCCCCACCACCTTCTCCGCCGACTCGGCGTCCCGCGCGAGGAACGCCGTCGTAGGCCCCGATCCGGAGACCAGCGCGGCGAGCGCACCCGCCCCACGCCCCGCCTCCAGCGTGTCCGCCAACTCCGGGAACAGCGACAGCGCCGCAGGCTGAAGATCATTGGAGACAGCCGCCGCCAGCGCGTCCGCGTCCCCCTTCGCCAGCGCCGCCAGCAGATCCGCCGAAGCCACCGGCTCCGAAATCTCCCGCCCCTCCGCCAGCCGGTCGAACTCACGGAAGACGGTCGGCGTCGACAGCCCCCGCTCGGCCATCGCGAACACCCAGTGGAAGGTGCCGCCGGTCTCCAGCACCGTCAGCCGCTCCCCGCGTCCGACGCCGAGCGCGGCACCGCCCACCAAGCTGAAGGGCACATCACTTCCCAACTCCGCGCAGAGGGCGAGGAGTTCGGCACGGGAGGCGCCGGCGTTCCACAGCGTGTTGCAGGCGAGCAGCGCGCCCGCGCCGTCCGCGCTGCCGCCCGCCATGCCGCCGGCGACCGGGATGTCCTTGGCGATGTGGATGTGCACGGCCGGTTCGATGCCCCGGCGCGCGGCCAGCGCGATCGCGGCGCGCGCGGCGAGGTTGGTGCGGTCCAGGGGGACCTGGGCGGCGTCCGGGCCCTCGCAGGTCACGCGCAGCTCGTCCGCCGGGGTGACGCTGACCTCGTCGTACAGGCCGACGGCGAGGAAGACGTTGGCGAGGTCGTGGAACCCGTCGGGGCGCGCGGCGCCGACCGCGAGCTGGACGTTGACCTTGGCCGGGACCCGTACCGTGACGCTCACTTGCCGCTCCCCTCGTCCTCGGTGACCCGCGCGTCCTTGTGCTCGGCGATCCGTGCGAACTCCTCCACCGTCAGCGACTCGCCGCGCGCCTGCGGCGAGACACCGGCCGCGACCAGGGCCGCCTCGGCGGCGGCAGCGGACCCGGCCCAGCCGGCCAGCGCGGCCCGCAGGGTCTTCCGGCGCTGTGCGAAGGCGGCGTCGACGACCGCGAAGACCTCCTTCTTGGAGGCCGTCGTCTTGATCGGCTCGGTCCGCCGGACGAGGGCGACCAGCCCGCTGTCGACGTTCGGGGCGGGCCAGAAGACGTTCCGGCCGATCGCCCCGGCCCGCTTCACCTCGGCGTACCAGTTGGCCTTCACGGACGGCACGCCGTACACCTTCGAACCGGGCGCGGCGGCGAGCCGGTCGGCAACCTCGGACTGCACCATGACGAGGGTGCGCTCGATGCTCGGGAAGGTGTCGAGCATGTGCAGCAACACCGGTACGGCGACGTTGTACGGGAGGTTCGCCACCAGGGCCGTCGGCGGGGGGCCGGGCAGTTCGGCGACGTGCATCGCGTCGGAGTGGACCAGCGCGAACCGGTCGGCGCGCGCCGGCATACGCGCCCCGATGGTCGTGGGGAGGGCCGCGGCGAGTACGTCGTCGATCTCCACAGCGGTGACCCGGTCGGCGGCCTCCAGCAGCGCGAGCGTGAGGGAACCGAGGCCCGGGCCGACCTCGACGACCACGTCGTCGGGGCGGACCTCCGCGGTGCGGACGATACGGCGGACCGTGTTGGCGTCGATCACGAAGTTCTGGCCGCGCTGCTTGGTCGGACGGACACCGAGCGCTGCCGCGAGCTCACGGATGTCGGCGGGGCCGAGAAGGGCGTCGGGGGTGGGGCTGCTCACGGGACAAGGGTACGGGGACGAAGATGGCCGGGTTGCCAGGTCCCGGTGCCGTGACCGGCCGGGGGTGGGGTCGCCCACCGGCGCCGGCAGGGTGCCGCCCGCATGCAGGTGCGGCGGCTGCACCCCCTAGGGGCCGCGGGGCTGTATCGATATGCGGCTCCGCCGCGTGGGCGCGACACGCCACGACGGACCCGCACTCGGCAGACGGGCCCGCAGGCCAACGGCGCAGTGCCGCAGTGGCCCAGGCAGCGCCGACTACCCGTGCAGCCGCGCCCCACAGGACGGCCAAGGTGTCGCCCCCCGCCGTGTGTACAGCTTCTTCGCGCGGAAGGTCTGTTCCTCCGCCGGGGCGTCCTGGGGACGGCCGCTGCCGCCGAGGCTGTGCCAGGTGCCCGTGTCGAACTGGTACAGCCCGCCGAACGTGCCCGAGGGGTCGACCGCGTCCGGGCGGCCCCCGGACTCACAGGTGGCGAGGCCGCGCCAGTTCAGATGGTCGGCGCCGGACACGGACTGCGGCAGCGGCTTGGTGCCCACCTTCACGATCTGTTTGCGCGGTTTGCGCACCACGTCGGAGTTCTCCCGGCGCGGCTTCTCCCGGACCCCGTTGACGATGCGCAGCAGATAGGTGTCGCGCCGCAGTCCGGGCTGCCCGGCCTGCGCGACGACCTCGGTTCCCTTGAAGAGAGTGGGGTCCTCGGTGCGCTGGACGTCGAACGGGATCTGCTCCTCGCGGACCTCCCGGCTGCCGCTGACCCGCAGCACGGTCACCGTCTGCCCGTCGCGCGGGAAGCTGTCGGGCGGGACGGAGGTGGTGTCCTCGCCGTGCAGGCCGATCCCGGCCTCCGCCAGGACCTCGCGGACGGTGGCCGCGTTGGTGCGGATGCTCCGGCTGCGGCCGTCGGCCATGACCGTGACGGCGCGTTCGGTGCGCACGTCGAGCGTGAGCCCGGCGCGTCCGATGCGCCGGGAGCGCGAGACGGACAGATACGCGCCCTCCGCGCGCACCCCCAGCTCGTCCAGCGCTCCCGCCACGGTGTGCGCCGTCGTCCACACCTCGCGCTGCCGGCCGTCCAGGGTGAGCCGGACGGGGCGCCCGTAGCGCACGGCGACCGCGTCTCCGCTGGCGAGCTCCGCGCCTGGGGCGGGCGCGATCATGTCGTGCGCCCCCGTATTCACGCCCTCATCGGCGAGCAGCTCGCTCACGTCGTCGGCGAAGGTGTGCAGGGTGCGCTGCTTGCCGTCGACGGTCAGCTCGATCGCCTTGTCCTTGGCGACGAACGCGGTGGTACCGCCGGCGAGGAAGGCCACGACCAGCGCCTGCGGCAGCAGGCGGCGCACGGCGGACTCCGGGCGCTGGGCGCAGCGCGCCCTACGGCGACGCGCGGCCCGCCCGCTCACTCCGGCGGGCACCCCGGAACCGAACGCCCCCTCTCTGTGCGGCGCGTTCCCGGCATCCGGCGCGCTCCGCGCCCCCGGCACGCTCGGGGCTCCCGGGCGCCCGGCCTGCCGGGGCAGCACCGGCTCCGTGACGAGGTACGCCTGCGCCTCGTAGGCGGGCCGGTAGGTGTCCTCGTACAGCCCGTGCGGCAGGGTCTCCGCGGTGTACACGGAGGCTTCGGGGCCGTACGACTGGAACGGCTCATACGACTCGTACGACTTGTACGGCCCGTATGGCGCATAGGACTGGTACGACTCGTGCGCCTCGAACGTCTCGTACTGCGACTTGCTCACGCCGACACACTCCAGAGGTGCCAGAGGGGTCCGGATCGGGCCCCCAGAACCTAGCGGAGCGATGGTGACTCTCCAAAGCGACGCGACTACGTACTGTTGCCCGTCGAGCGTGCGCGCCCCGTACTCGAACAGGGGCTCAGTAGCCGAAGGCGCGGGCGGTGTTGGCGGCGAGGGCCGTGGCCAGCGCGTCCTCGTCGATGCCGCGCACGGCGGCCATCGCACGGACCGTGACCGGGACGAGGTAGGGCGCGTTGGGCCGGCCACGGTAAGGCGCCGGGGTCAGGAAGGGCGCGTCGGTCTCCACGAGGACCAGTTCCAGCGGGGCGACGGCGAGGGCGTCCCGCAGATCCTGGGCGTTCTTGAAGGTGACGTTGCCTGCGAAGGACATGAAATAGCCCTCGCGTGCGCAGATCTCCGCCATCTCGGCGTCGCCGGAGTAGCAGTGGAAGACGGTGCGCTCGGGGGCGCCCTCCTCCTTCAGCACGCGCAGGACGTCGGCGTGCGCGTCGCGGTCGTGGATGACGAGCGCCTTGCCGTGCCGCTTGGCGATCTCTATATGGGCGCGGAAGGACCGCTCCTGGGCGGCCTTGCCCTCCGGGCCGGTGCGGAAGTAGTCCAGCCCCGTCTCGCCGACGCCCTTCACCTGGGGCAGCGCGGCGAGCTGGTCGATCTCGGCGAGGGCCTCGTCCAACGCGGCGTCACCGCCCGGCTCCCGGGCGCCCTGCCGCGACCAGCCGTCGGGGTCGCCGTGGACGATGCGCGGGGCCTCGTTGGGGTGGAGGGCGACGGCGGCGTGGACACCGTCGTACGCTGCCGCGGTCTCGGCGGCCCACCGGGAGCCCTTGATGTCGCAGCCGACCTGGACGACCGTCGTCACCCCGACCGACGCGGCCTTCGCGAGGCCTTCCTCGACCGTGCCGGACTGCATGTCGAGGTGGGTGTGCGAGTCGGCGACCGGAACCCGCAGCGGCGCCGGAAGCGGCGGCGCGGCGTTCTTGTCGCCCTTGGTGTTCTGGCCGGCGTTCGAAGGCATGCCCCGATCCTACGAAAGGGGCATGCCCTCGGCGGACAGCGATCCGCTCAGCCGGCCTTGCGGGAGAACGCGTGCAGGAGATCGGACAGGTGCCAGTGGTGCGGCTCCTTGGCCTGCGCCGGCTGCACTGGCCGCACCGGCACCTGCGGCGCCTCGACCGGTCCCGCCTGCGGCACGCTGTGGTGCCGGTGCGCGTCGCCGCGCACCGACGAGACCTGCCCCGCGCGCATGATCCGCACGACATGGCCGTCGCAGTTGTGGCAGCTGGGCCGGCTCAGCGGCGACGGCACGACCCGGCCGTCGGCCACATACAGCACGAACTCCTGCCCGTCGGCATCCGTGTGGTGCTCTATCTCGTACGACTGCTCCCAGCCGTGCCCGCACCTCATGCAGGCGAAGGAATACGACTCGTGCACAACGGCTGTGGGCGTGCCACGGAGGCCGGTCTGCCCTGCGATCTCACTCATGCCAGCTCCTCTTGTCCGCTGGACAAGCGCCCCGCACGGGATTCCCCCCGGAGTCCCTGGGGCGAGGGACGGGTGCGTCCCTTCACCCAGTGGACGCCTTCACCAGCGCGAACGCAGCAGGGCTGTCGAGTGTTGGAGGCGATTTGAGCCTTCCTTGCCGAAACCGCCCCGCTCGGCCTCGTTTCCCTTTGCCATCGGCGACAGCCCTTTGCCCTCCCATGGCCCATCTGCTCACCCGAGAACAGCCCTGCTCAGAGGGGGTATGAATGCCGGTCGGGGGCAACGCCCGAAGGGGCGCGGGGAACTGCGCGAACAAACCCCACAGACCCGCGGTCGCCGAACGACGCACGCCGCCGAGCCGTTGGGCGAACAAACCCCCGTCACCCACCGGCACGCTTCGCTGCAACCACGGCGTCGAAGACAACCCGCTTCGGAATACCCGCCTCCACCGCCACCGCCGCGATCGCCTCCTTACGGCGCTCCCCGGCCTCCTCCCGCACCCGCACCCGGCGCACCAGTTCCGCCGCGTCGAGCTCCTGCGGACCGGCCTCGGGCGCCCCCTCGACCACGACGGTGATCTCCCCGCGCACGCCCTCCGCGGCCCATCGCGCCAGCTCGGCCAGTGGACCGCGTCGTACCTCCTCGTACGTCTTGGTCAGCTCGCGGCAGACGGCGGCCCGCCGCTCCGCGCCGAAGACCTCGGCCATCGCGGCGAGGGTGTCGTCGAGCCGGTGCGGGGCCTCGAAGTACACGAGCGTGCGCCGCTCGTCCGCGACCTCCCGCAGCCGGGACAGCCGCTCGCCCGCCTTGCGCGGCAGGAAGCCCTCGAAACAGAACCGGTCGACGGGCAGCCCGGACAGGGCGAGCGCGGTGAGCACGGCGGACGGTCCCGGCACGGCGGTGACCTTGATGTCCTTCTCGACGGCGGCCGCGACCAGCCGGTAGCCCGGGTCGGACACGGACGGCATCCCCGCGTCGGTGACGAGCAGCACGCGCGCGCCACCGAGCAGCTCCTCGACCAGCTCCGGCGTGCGAGCTGATTCGTTGCCCTCGAAGTACGACACCACGCGGCCCTTGGGCGTGACCCCCAGCGCCTGGGTGAGCCGGCGCAGCCGCCGGGTGTCCTCGGCGGCCACCACGTCGGCACCGGCCAGCTCCTCGGCCAGCCGGGGCGGCGCGTCCGCGATGTCGCCGATGGGGGTACCTGCGAGGACAAGGGTTCCAGTCACGCCTCCATCCTCGCAGGGACCACTGACAGTCCGGCCGGCGACCGCGGCCGCCGGCCGGCCCCGGCGGCCCGGGAAAACGGCCGCGTCCCGACCGGTACCGCACATGCGCGGGACTCGCACAGAACGGTTCCCTACGATGGCGCGGTGACCAGTACCGCGTCCTCCATGGACCTCCGGCAGGGCCAGGCACCGCACGACCAGCGGCCGTCGTGGCAGCGGCGGCTGCGCCGATTCGGCTACGTACCGGCCGAGGACGCCCCCTCGGGCGACGTACGCGACCGGCTGGTACCCCCGTATGCCGAGCCGAGCCCCCGGCTGTGGCAGGCGCTCGGCGTGTCGCCGGTCCTCGCCGAGCGGATCACCCGCTGGTCGGGCTGGGGCGGTCCGCTGCTGGTGACGCTGATGGCGGGCCTGACGCGGTTCTGGCACCTGGGCAGCCCGCGCGCGGTGATATTCGACGAGACGTACTACGCCAAGGACGCCTGGGCGCTCGTCCACCGCGGTTTCGAGGTCAACTGGGACAAGAACGCCAACGACCTGGTGCTGCAGACCCACGGCCATCTCGCGATCCCGACGGACGCGGCGTACGTGGTGCATCCGCCGGTCGGCAAGTACGTCATCGGGCTCGGCGAGCTGATCTTCGGGTTCGACCCGTTCGGCTGGCGGTTCATGACCGCGCTGCTGGGCACGCTGTCCGTGCTGCTGCTGTGCCGGATCGGGCGCCGGATGTTCCGCTCGACGTTCCTCGGCTGCCTCGCGGGCACGCTGATGGCGGTGGACGGCCTGCACTTCGTGATGAGCCGGACCTCGCTGCTCGACGGCGTGCTGATGTTCTTCGTGCTGGCCGCGTTCGGCTGCCTGGTCATCGACCGGGACGGGGCACGGGAGAGACTGGCCGCGGCCCTGCCCGCAGACCCCGACGGCCGGGTCCGTCCGGACGCGCGCGTGGCCGACACGTTCCGCTTCGGCCTGCGCCCCTGGCGCTGGGCGGCGGGGCTGATGCTGGGCCTGGCCATCGGCACGAAGTGGAACGGTCTGTACATCCTGGCCGCGTTCTGTGTGATGGCCCTGCTGTGGGACGTCGGCACCCGCAGGACCGCCGGCGCCCTGCACCCGTACACGGCGGCCCTGAAGTACGACACGGGCATCGCCTTCCTCGCGACGGTCCCGGTGGCGATCGCCGTCTACCTGGTCTCCTGGACCGGCTGGATCCTCTCCCCCGCGAACGGCACCGGCGGCTACTACCGCAACTGGGCGGCCACCGACGGCAAGGGCGGCAGCTGGACCTTCCTGCCGGACTGGCTGCGCAGCCTGTGGCACTACGAGCACGAGGTGTACAAGTTCCACATCGGGCTCACGCAACCGCACACCTACCAGTCCAACCCGTGGAGCTGGATCGTGCTGGGCCGCCCGGTGTCGTACTTCTATGAGTCACCGAACCCCGGTGTCGACGGCTGCCCTTCGGGCGCCGGCCAGAAGTGCGCCCGTGAGGTGCTGGCGATCGGCACCCCGCTCCTGTGGTGGGCGGCCTGCATCGCGATCCTGTACGTGCTGTGGCGATGGGCGTTCCGCCGCGACTGGCGCGCCGGTGCCATCGCGTGCGGGATCGCGGCCGGTT
The genomic region above belongs to Streptomyces sp. CG1 and contains:
- a CDS encoding Uma2 family endonuclease, with the translated sequence MTAESVEHRVQWPVPPQDGYTVDDLFTLPDLPPHTELIDGSLVFVSAQRDFHSVVIDLLVSELRRTAPRELRVRREMTVVIDRRNGPEPDISVVRAEAVKGPEQTYYQVADVLLAVEVVSPDSEARDRDYKPHKYAAAGIPHYWLVDMAGRDKHPVVQVYERGEATGTYALTGIYHDRVKVSVPYDIDIDLTAIDNL
- a CDS encoding 4-(cytidine 5'-diphospho)-2-C-methyl-D-erythritol kinase → MSVTVRVPAKVNVQLAVGAARPDGFHDLANVFLAVGLYDEVSVTPADELRVTCEGPDAAQVPLDRTNLAARAAIALAARRGIEPAVHIHIAKDIPVAGGMAGGSADGAGALLACNTLWNAGASRAELLALCAELGSDVPFSLVGGAALGVGRGERLTVLETGGTFHWVFAMAERGLSTPTVFREFDRLAEGREISEPVASADLLAALAKGDADALAAAVSNDLQPAALSLFPELADTLEAGRGAGALAALVSGSGPTTAFLARDAESAEKVVGALRASGTCRTARAAVGPVPGATVL
- the rsmA gene encoding 16S rRNA (adenine(1518)-N(6)/adenine(1519)-N(6))-dimethyltransferase RsmA yields the protein MSSPTPDALLGPADIRELAAALGVRPTKQRGQNFVIDANTVRRIVRTAEVRPDDVVVEVGPGLGSLTLALLEAADRVTAVEIDDVLAAALPTTIGARMPARADRFALVHSDAMHVAELPGPPPTALVANLPYNVAVPVLLHMLDTFPSIERTLVMVQSEVADRLAAAPGSKVYGVPSVKANWYAEVKRAGAIGRNVFWPAPNVDSGLVALVRRTEPIKTTASKKEVFAVVDAAFAQRRKTLRAALAGWAGSAAAAEAALVAAGVSPQARGESLTVEEFARIAEHKDARVTEDEGSGK
- a CDS encoding ubiquitin-like domain-containing protein, with amino-acid sequence MSKSQYETFEAHESYQSYAPYGPYKSYESYEPFQSYGPEASVYTAETLPHGLYEDTYRPAYEAQAYLVTEPVLPRQAGRPGAPSVPGARSAPDAGNAPHREGAFGSGVPAGVSGRAARRRRARCAQRPESAVRRLLPQALVVAFLAGGTTAFVAKDKAIELTVDGKQRTLHTFADDVSELLADEGVNTGAHDMIAPAPGAELASGDAVAVRYGRPVRLTLDGRQREVWTTAHTVAGALDELGVRAEGAYLSVSRSRRIGRAGLTLDVRTERAVTVMADGRSRSIRTNAATVREVLAEAGIGLHGEDTTSVPPDSFPRDGQTVTVLRVSGSREVREEQIPFDVQRTEDPTLFKGTEVVAQAGQPGLRRDTYLLRIVNGVREKPRRENSDVVRKPRKQIVKVGTKPLPQSVSGADHLNWRGLATCESGGRPDAVDPSGTFGGLYQFDTGTWHSLGGSGRPQDAPAEEQTFRAKKLYTRRGATPWPSCGARLHG
- a CDS encoding TatD family hydrolase; translation: MPSNAGQNTKGDKNAAPPLPAPLRVPVADSHTHLDMQSGTVEEGLAKAASVGVTTVVQVGCDIKGSRWAAETAAAYDGVHAAVALHPNEAPRIVHGDPDGWSRQGAREPGGDAALDEALAEIDQLAALPQVKGVGETGLDYFRTGPEGKAAQERSFRAHIEIAKRHGKALVIHDRDAHADVLRVLKEEGAPERTVFHCYSGDAEMAEICAREGYFMSFAGNVTFKNAQDLRDALAVAPLELVLVETDAPFLTPAPYRGRPNAPYLVPVTVRAMAAVRGIDEDALATALAANTARAFGY
- the rsmI gene encoding 16S rRNA (cytidine(1402)-2'-O)-methyltransferase, which gives rise to MTGTLVLAGTPIGDIADAPPRLAEELAGADVVAAEDTRRLRRLTQALGVTPKGRVVSYFEGNESARTPELVEELLGGARVLLVTDAGMPSVSDPGYRLVAAAVEKDIKVTAVPGPSAVLTALALSGLPVDRFCFEGFLPRKAGERLSRLREVADERRTLVYFEAPHRLDDTLAAMAEVFGAERRAAVCRELTKTYEEVRRGPLAELARWAAEGVRGEITVVVEGAPEAGPQELDAAELVRRVRVREEAGERRKEAIAAVAVEAGIPKRVVFDAVVAAKRAGG
- a CDS encoding dolichyl-phosphate-mannose--protein mannosyltransferase; this translates as MTSTASSMDLRQGQAPHDQRPSWQRRLRRFGYVPAEDAPSGDVRDRLVPPYAEPSPRLWQALGVSPVLAERITRWSGWGGPLLVTLMAGLTRFWHLGSPRAVIFDETYYAKDAWALVHRGFEVNWDKNANDLVLQTHGHLAIPTDAAYVVHPPVGKYVIGLGELIFGFDPFGWRFMTALLGTLSVLLLCRIGRRMFRSTFLGCLAGTLMAVDGLHFVMSRTSLLDGVLMFFVLAAFGCLVIDRDGARERLAAALPADPDGRVRPDARVADTFRFGLRPWRWAAGLMLGLAIGTKWNGLYILAAFCVMALLWDVGTRRTAGALHPYTAALKYDTGIAFLATVPVAIAVYLVSWTGWILSPANGTGGYYRNWAATDGKGGSWTFLPDWLRSLWHYEHEVYKFHIGLTQPHTYQSNPWSWIVLGRPVSYFYESPNPGVDGCPSGAGQKCAREVLAIGTPLLWWAACIAILYVLWRWAFRRDWRAGAIACGIAAGYLPWFMYQERTIFLFYAVVFLPFLCLAVAMMIGAIVGPADSSDTRRVVGASSAGVLVLLIAWNFIYFWPLYTGTAIPIDSWRSRMWLDTWV